The Streptomyces sp. NBC_01439 genome contains the following window.
GTTCGGCCGCGCCCAGCGGGCGCAGCAGACCGTGCTGGTGGAGCTCCAGCTCGAAGCGGCCGTCGCGGTCGGTGACGGAGACCCGGCTGCCGGGGAAGGCCGCGGAGACCGCCTCGTCCAGTGCCGCGCGGTCGCCGATCTCGCGGATGGTCTGGAGCGCGGCGGGCAGGTCGGAGCCGTCGGCGGCGAGCACCGGCGTACGGGTGCCGATCCGCGAGGTCCGGGCGGGTGCCCCGGCGTCGGTGCGGACGTGGTCGTAGAACCGCCAGGAACGGATCAGCTCGCGCAGGGCGAGGAGGTCCGGAGCCAGCTGGGGGTCGGCGAGCTCGCTGAGCATGGAGTCGTACGGCCGCAGGGCGTTCTGGGTACGGTGCCAGCCGCCGTCCGCGGTGCGGGTCCGTACGGCCGGCCCCGCGCGGTCGGACAGCAGGGCCGCCGGGCGCAGTACCGGCCCGGCCCAGGTGCACTCGCGCTTGATCTCCGGGTCCAGGGCGAAGAGGGAGCCCGCCACCGGTACGGGATGCCCGAAGTCCACCGCGTAGCCGAACTCGTCGCCCGAGAAGCCCAGGCGCAGGCTGACCGGCTCGCTGCGGACCGTGCCCTGGAGCGGCTGCCGGCCTTCGCGCACGGCGCGGGCGAGCTTCTCCGGCCCGGCCCACAGGGTGGAGGGCAGCCCGCCCTCCCGGGCCAGAGCCGCGATCGCCCCGCCCCGGGCGGAGTCGGCGAGCAGGCGCAGCGAGCGGTAGAGGCTGGACTTGCCGGTTCCGTTCGCACCCGTCACGACGGTGAGCCGTCCCAGCGGGACGACCAGTTTGCGCAGCGAGCGGTAGTTCTCGACGGCTAGCGTGGTGATCATGCGACGACCGTATCGGTGTGCGGTGTGACCGGCGGTCGGCTCGGCGGTGTGCCCTGCGGGCGGCTCGGGGGATTTGCAGTTCGGTGGCACGTTCCCTCGTGCCGTGGTGGTTCGCCTCAATCGCCGGCGGGGCTTTGATGGGTGGGGCGGTGCCCCGCAGGAGGGTCTCCTCGGCTCGCGCCAGGCGGCCGTGGTTCTGCCGTTCGGCCTGGGTTGCGCGCTCGTCCTGCGGGGACCCTCCTCCGTGTCCCCGCCCCACGGCACGGCTCCGACAGCGACGACCCGTCCCCGGAGCGTGGGAGAACCCGTGGGCGTGTGCCGCCAACGTGTGACTGACCGCCTTCTCGATGAGCCTGCACCGCCAGGGGAAGCGGCGTGTTGCCCGGTGGGCCTGCACCGCCAACGGGGGAATGGCCCCCTTCCCCCACGGGCCTGTGGCGCCAACAGGTCGGTGGGGGGCTGGCTTCCTTGTGGGTTTGTGCGGCTGAGGGGAGGGGGGACGTGGTGGGGTGTCCCCGCAGGACGAGGCGCTACCACCGAGCACAGCCGAGACGTGCCCGCACGCGCCGAGCCGAGGAGACACCCCACCACGGCCCCCCGGACCGACCCGTGCCGACAAACCCGCCGCATCGAGCCCCGCTCACCCACTGTGGCGCGGGCCCGCATTTTCAGCCTCGCCGGCGTTTGAGGCGCGGGTCCGGGCAGCGCCCGGCACGGATCCGGACCCGCCGCACAAAGCCGAGCCGCCCGCAGGGCAACGGTGCGGGTCCGGACTCGCCGCACACCGCCGAGCAAGCCCGCAGGGCAATCGCACGGATATTCGAATTGCTCTATGGTGGAGACCGGGGGAGGTGTTCATTCGAGCGAAGCAGGAGGCCGCGGGTGCCCGGTTTTACGCATCTGCACACCGTTTCGGGGTTCTCCGTGCGCTACGGAGGCGCACACCCGCAGCGGCTGGCAGAGCGCGCCGCCGAGCGGGGCATGGACGCCCTGGCCCTGACCGATCGCGACACCCTCGCGGGCGCGGTCCGGTTCGCGAAGGCGTGTGCGCAGGCGGGCGTCCGGCCGTTGTTCGGAGTGGACATGGCGGTTCCGCCCGCGCCGGGCCCGGTCGGGTCGGGGGGTCCGACCGGGCCCGGCGAGGCCTCGTACCGGCGGCGCACCCCCGTCAAGGGCGGGGCCTTCGTCGACGAGTCCGCCGCGCGCGCCGTCTTCCTGGCACGGGACGGGGCCGCCGGCTGGGCCGAGCTGTGCCGGATGGTCACCGCCGCCCACGCGGGGGGCGCCGAGGTTCCGCTGGTGCCCTGGGAGGCCCTGCGCGGGGAGGGCGTCTTCGTCCTGCTCGGGCCCGGCTCCGAGGTGGGGCGGGCCCTCGCCGCGGGCCGCCCCGATCGGGCCGCCCGGCTGCTCGCGCCGTGGCGGGAGGTCTACGGCGACTCCCTGCGCCTGGAGGCCGTCCACCACGGCCGCACCGGTACCGGGCCCGGCTCGCTCCGGCTGGCCGCCCGTACCGTCGGCTTCGCCGCCGAGCAGGGTGTGCCGGCCGTGCTGACCAACGCCGTCCGCTACGCCGACCCCGGCCAGGGCCCGGTCGCCGACATCCTCGACGCGGCCCGCCGGCTGGTCCCCATCGACCCGCGCAACCCGGCGTACCCGCTCGACAGCGGCGAGCGCTGGCTCAAGGGACCTGCCGCCATGGCCGAGGCCGCCGACCGGATCGCGCAGGCGGCCGGCCTGCGCCCCGCCGACGCCAGGCGCCTGCTCGCGGAGACCCGGCGCACCGCCGAGGCCTGTTCCGTGGACCCCGAGGACGACCTCGGCATGGGTTCCGTCCACTTCCCCGAGGCCCGGCTCGTCGGCGCGGCCCGCCGCAGCGCCCAGCGGGTCCTCACCTCCCGGGCCTCGGCGGGCATGGTGGTGCGCGGCTACGCGGGCGACCGCGCGTACTGGGAGCGGATGCACCAAGAGCTCGACGTCATCGCCTACCAC
Protein-coding sequences here:
- a CDS encoding AAA family ATPase; this translates as MITTLAVENYRSLRKLVVPLGRLTVVTGANGTGKSSLYRSLRLLADSARGGAIAALAREGGLPSTLWAGPEKLARAVREGRQPLQGTVRSEPVSLRLGFSGDEFGYAVDFGHPVPVAGSLFALDPEIKRECTWAGPVLRPAALLSDRAGPAVRTRTADGGWHRTQNALRPYDSMLSELADPQLAPDLLALRELIRSWRFYDHVRTDAGAPARTSRIGTRTPVLAADGSDLPAALQTIREIGDRAALDEAVSAAFPGSRVSVTDRDGRFELELHQHGLLRPLGAAELSDGTLRYLLWTAALLTPRPPALMVLNEPETSLHPDLLAPLADLILTVSRDTQTVVVTHADPLAEALATGSRRHRVDLRTITLVKEFGRTEVAGREGPLDEPLWYWPKR